A stretch of Dermochelys coriacea isolate rDerCor1 chromosome 6, rDerCor1.pri.v4, whole genome shotgun sequence DNA encodes these proteins:
- the LOC119857739 gene encoding galectin-related protein A-like, with product MTENDRGTNVERYVGEIKGGLKPAMKITIIGVICSNPKSFAVTLLCDPMDASKDIGLLLTVNFSEKSITRNAQIAGKWGREEKNIPYFPFTAGDTFKMELFCEHQQIRVLLDGRQLCYFTHRIQPLHLVTALQISGDIKLTKVA from the exons ATGACAGAAAATGACAGGGGCACAAAT GTGGAGCGATATGTTGGTGAAATTAAAGGAGGACTGAAACCAGCCATGAAAATCACTATTATTGGGGTCATATGTTCCAACCCCAAGAG CTTTGCAGTGACTCTGCTCTGTGACCCCATGGATGCAAGCAAGGATATTGGGCTGTTACTTACAGTCAACTTCAGTGAGAAATCCATCACCCGGAATGCACAGATTGCTGGGaaatggggaagagaggagaagaaCATTCCCTACTTCCCATTCACAGCAGGAGACACGTTTAAG ATGGAGCTCTTCTGTGAGCACCAGCAGATCCGTGTCCTGCTCGATGGACGGCAGCTCTGTTATTTCACTCACCGCATTCAGCCCCTGCACTTGGTAACAGCTTTACAAATCTCAGGGGACATCAAACTTACCAAGGTGGCTTGA
- the PLEK2 gene encoding pleckstrin-2, which translates to MFNYCLTSRIREGKGRAGKRHHRGGRSWRNQSSLKILCGGTVGNCFNALQHTLNLLYLAARMQDVSGILKEGFLVKRGHIVHNWKARWFVLLQDKLLYYKLDGGRKDSSPKGRIILDGCTITCPCLDYENRPLVIKLKTKTNTEYFLESCSREERDSWALDITGAIHAGHPVQVQQLHRMKNSFKLPSNISLNHIVDKMHDNSNGIKLTHNMEQGNTYKESFTGSALVDWLISSNFVASRFEAVTLASMLIEENFTKPVGARSTEAMRNGDLAEQFLDDSTALYMFAESYKRKLSSREELHLHILELSGTIVKQGYLVKQGHKRKNWKVRRFVLRADPAFLHYYDPTKEENRPVGGFSLRGCLVSALEDNGVPTGVKGNVQGNLFKIITKSDIHYYIQASSKAERAQWIEAIKRLT; encoded by the exons ATGTTTAACTACTGTCTCACAAGCAGGATAAGGGAAGGGAAAGGCAGGGCAGGAAAGAGACATCACAGAGGAGGAAGGTCCTGGAGAAATCAATCCTCTTTAAAAATCTTGTGCGGAGGAACAGTTGGCAATTGCTTCAACGCTTTGCAGCACACTCTCAACCTTCTTTACTTGGCAGCCAGGATGCAGGATGTGAGTGGAATATTGAAGGAGGGATTCCTCGTTAAAAGG GGACATATTGTCCATAACTGGAAAGCAAGATGGTTTGTTCTGCTGCAGGACAAGCTGCTGTATTATAAACTTGACGGAGGCAGGAAGGATTCTTCTCCTAAGGGCAGGATCATTTTGGATGGTTGCACTATCACTTGCCCGTGCCTGGACTATGAGAACAGACCG CTGGTCATTAAGctgaaaacaaaaaccaacacagAATATTTCCTTGAATCTTGTTCCAGAGAAGAGCGGGACTCTTGGGCTTTGGACATTACTGGAGCCATTCATGCTGGCCACCCAGTGCAGGTTCAACAGCTTCACAGAATGAAAAATTCCTTCAAACTGCCCTCAAACATCAGCCTCAA CCACATAGTGGACAAAATGCATGATAACAGTAATGGAATTAAACTGACTCACAACATGGAACAAGGCAACACATATAAAGAAAGCTTTACAG GTTCCGCACTGGTGGACTGGCTGATCTCCAGTAATTTTGTTGCCTCTCGATTTGAGGCTGTGACATTGGCCTCCATGCTGATAGAAGAAAACTTCACCAAGCCTGTTGGAGCCCGGAGCACTGAAGCCATGCGCAATGGTGATCTAGCTGAGCAATTCCTAGATGACTCCACAGCACTGTACATGTTT gcTGAAAGCTACAAGAGGAAACTCAGCTCCAGGGAAGAACTGCACCTCCACATCCTTGAATTAAGTGGAACAATTGTAAAACAAGGATATTTAGTAAAACAG GGACACAAGAGGAAAAACTGGAAGGTGAGGCGCTTTGTTCTGAGGGCTGACCCTGCTTTCCTGCACTACTACGACCCAACAAAG GAAGAAAACAGACCAGTTGGTGGGTTTTCTCTCCGTGGCTGCCTTGTCTCAGCTCTGGAGGATAATGGAGTCCCAACTG GGGTGAAGGGGAATGTGCAAGGCAACCTCTTCAAAATCATTACTAAAAGTGACATTCATTACTACATCCAGGCCAGTTCCAAGGCAGAGCGAGCACAGTGGATTGAGGCCATCAAGCGGCTGACATGA